Proteins encoded within one genomic window of Bos indicus isolate NIAB-ARS_2022 breed Sahiwal x Tharparkar chromosome 23, NIAB-ARS_B.indTharparkar_mat_pri_1.0, whole genome shotgun sequence:
- the POM121L2 gene encoding POM121-like protein 2, with the protein MGSYLGKLGLSPSSPAEGRTDLSERPVNRRLTQSLHQVYRIQQVHRTHPAPRHRPARRPPDWDPTNSTAWMVNEAWRRFPMKRCQNSIMGPLPSDWWEGYFKRSIWSLRHPRAIWSPVTIKIVPPARTVPPSASPAEVINSAGLSPSERLPDPCAKETVLRALKECKKGKVRFEEPLFHESFDCKRSIPETRLSAFKPLVKEGVLTSFVPRPGPLNRSLNPWSSDHSLNKRPGCSSMDSLTSTHTGDSLNSKRNAISSSFSSSRDFSEPWKKSIPSASLQIPEWPVKKKEKGHQSHLPVPLVSDESPETSGSSGQQNQVPLLPSSPENLLSLTPPPQLGHPVPEDLALWKKAGLQSSNKARENTTESTTDSVPESRSAIQPSLSLTLPSAGTAPTQSTDPQLESLNKLQKSPGPPDFPQPTGEVISAAHSPLTTASLPAPFGCSQSDPLSGISSDSKLPATFIHLTPVSPTSPVTGTTQLPLASQAAVHLDSSAIIPTAPATQSTSFRLMSSPGPHPPASVPPIAASADHMSKPILGLPPNSETGTSLYSRISVTAAPSSAPGTLTPTFRPIFGSVRPLKTMPMIAPFSFKQASPPPTPASPHLFHGLVKATSVVMSTTPANTSKDSLTPPFDFGVVNVTSTMGNTYSIPSTCHTFLLGAACAFKGSFSPAAGFILPPCQRPTIPTVHTVTIFSQVLPSAVQISPTRSTANFRASSLSASALGNTNQPAFSSRISSSTSAFTIPLGSGPRPPFSLSLGATPQPAFGIAYGQKQGAPQPALGPSFSSSLIFGNSTVAFSTPSQTLTQPSFNSPTQSAFGGLAPSASTFCIPTNLWPDVNNTPVAFPFGQANTNGFGVVTPTHRTGACGSVFGSTAPRPFDFGGLVTPMDCGETGVSVTAPDMSSNSRAFSTGAVPSGTTNTITPLGKGWGPKNQGLTSQGTPFALGRANISARKTMFRGPSMDPFAQSTPVLAPVKAGSSFGFGMHSSPPQGSVGKGSFRSPASSFSIGTKSKTSRNREQGHSRRHHSHKK; encoded by the coding sequence ATGGGCAGTTACCTGGGCAAGCTGGGACTTTCGCCATCATCCCCAGCAGAAGGGCGCACAGACTTGTCGGAGAGGCCAGTGAACCGCCGGCTAACTCAGTCCCTTCATCAAGTCTACCGGATTCAGCAAGTCCATCGTACCCACCCCGCCCCTAGACACAGACCTGCGAGAAGGCCGCCGGACTGGGATCCTACCAACTCCACCGCGTGGATGGTCAATGAGGCTTGGAGGCgctttcccatgaagagatgccAGAATTCCATCATGGGGCCTCTTCCCTCAGACTGGTGGGAAGGTTACTTCAAGCGGAGTATCTGGTCTCTGCGGCACCCTAGGGCAATATGGAGCCCGGTGACCATCAAGATCGTTCCTCCTGCGCGGACAGTGCCCCCCTCCGCTTCCCCAGCAGAGGTAATCAACTCTGCAGGGCTCTCGCCCTCTGAGAGGCTCCCAGACCCCTGTGCAAAGGAAACGGTGCTGAGGGCCCTCAAAGAGTGCAAGAAGGGGAAAGTGAGGTTTGAAGAACCACTGTTTCATGAGAGCTTTGACTGTAAGAGAAGTATTCCAGAGACCAGACTATCTGCATTTAAACCTCTGGTTAAAGAGGGAGTCCTCACTTCTTTTGTGCCTAGGCCGGGGCCTCTGAATAGAAGCCTCAACCCTTGGAGCTCAGATCACAGCTTGAATAAGAGGCCCGGTTGTTCCTCCATGGACTCCTTgaccagcacacacacaggcgACTCCCTTAACTCCAAAAGAAATGCTATCTCAAGCTCTTTCAGCTCTTCTCGAGATTTCTCAgaaccttggaagaaaagtattcCCAGTGCATCACTCCAGATACCAGAGTGgccagtaaaaaagaaagaaaaaggtcatCAGTCTCACCTTCCAGTCCCGCTGGTATCAGACGAGTCTCCAGAAACATCTGGCAGCTCTGGACAGCAAAATCAGGTTCCACTGCTTCCATCTAGCCCTGAAAACCTGCTGTCTCTCACTCCACCTCCCCAGCTTGGTCATCCAGTCCCTGAAGACCTGGCCTTATGGAAGAAAGCTGGACTCCAATCGAGCAACAAAGCCAGAGAGAATACAACTGAGAGCACCACAGACTCTGTCCCTGAGTCTAGGTCTGCTATTCagccttccctgtctctcaccctGCCTTCTGCAGGCACAGCTCCAACCCAGAGCACTGATCCTCAGTTGGAAAGTTTAAATAAGTTACAGAAGTCTCCAGGTCCACCGGACTTCCCACAGCCCACTGGAGAGGTAATCAGTGCAGCCCACTCACCTCTGACAACAGCAAGCCTGCCAGCCCCATTTGGGTGCTCACAGTCAGACCCCCTTTCAGGCATCTCTTCGGACTCAAAACTCCCAGCTACTTTCATCCATCTGACCCCTGTTTCTCCCACATCACCAGTCACTGGCACCACACAGCTACCTTTGGCTTCTCAGGCTGCCGTGCACCTAGACTCATCTGCTATTATCCCTACAGCCCCCGCTACGCAAAGTACTTCGTTTAGACTGATGAGCAGCCCAGGTCCCCATCCTCCTGCATCTGTGCCTCCTATTGCAGCTTCGGCTGACCACATGTCAAAACCCATTTTAGGGCTCCCACCCAATAGTGAGACTGGGACCTCCTTATACTCTAGAATTTCAGTCACAGCTGCTCCATCTTCAGCTCCAGGTACCTTAACTCCCACTTTCAGGCCTATCTTTGGCAGTGTAAGACCACTTAAAACTATGCCCATGATAGCTCCTTTCTCTTTCAAGCAGGCCTCTCCTCCACCTACCCCTGCTTCTCCCCATCTCTTCCATGGCCTGGTCAAGGCTACCTCTGTAGTCATGTCCACCACACCAGCCAACACATCCAAAGACTCTCTTACGCCACCTTTCGATTTTGGTGTAGTGAATGTTACCAGTACCATGGGCAACACTTACTCCATCCCTTCCACTTGCCACACTTTCCTTCTTGGGGCTGCCTGTGCCTTCAAGGGCAGTTTCTCCCCAGCTGCAGGCTTCATTTTGCCGCCATGCCAACGTCCTACCATACCTACTGTACACACAGTCACTATCTTTAGCCAGGTTCTTCCCAGTGCTGTCCAAATATCCCCTACCAGGAGCACTGCCAATTTTAGGGCTAGCTCTCTGTCCGCTTCAGCCCTAGGAAACACCAACCAGCCTGCATTTTCATCCAGGATCTCCAGTTCAACCTCAGCATTCACAATTCCCTTGGGGTCAGGCCCAAGGCCACCTTTTTCACTATCCCTGGGAGCAACTCCCCAGCCTGCATTTGGAATTGCATATGGGCAGAAGCAAGGAGCCCCCCAACCAGCCCTTGGCCCAAGCTTCAGTAGCTCTCTCATTTTTGGAAACTCAACAGTGGCATTCTCAACCCCATCACAAACTCTGACTCAACCATCCTTCAACAGTCCCACTCAGTCAGCCTTTGGAGGTTTGGCACCATCAGCCTCCACCTTTTGCATCCCTACCAACCTCTGGCCAGATGTTAACAACACTCCAGTAGCTTTTCCCTTTGGTCAGGCTAATACAAATGGTTTTGGAGTTGTTACCCCAACCCACCGGACTGGGGCTTGTGGCTCAGTGTTTGGTAGCACAGCCCCAAGACCTTTTGACTTTGGGGGATTAGTaacccctatggactgtggtgAGACTGGGGTCAGTGTGACTGCTCCAGACATGAGTTCCAACTCCAGAGCATTCAGCACTGGAGCAGTGCCAAGTGGGACAACTAACACCATCACACCCTTGGGTAAAGGCTGGGGCCCAAAAAACCAGGGCCTGACCAGCCAGGGCACACCTTTTGCCTTGGGGAGGGCCAACATTTCTGCAAGAAAAACTATGTTTAGGGGCCCTTCCATGGATCCCTTTGCTCAGAGCACTCCTGTCCTTGCACCAGTTAAGGCAGGCAGCAGTTTTGGCTTTGGGATGCATTCTTCACCTCCCCAGGGCTCTGTTGGAAAAGGATCTTTCAGATCGCCAGCCTCATCATTTTCCATTGGCACAAAATCAAAAACCTCAAGAAATAGGGAGCAAGGGCATTCTCGAAGGCATCATTCCCATAAGAAATAA